The following are from one region of the Eubacterium sp. MSJ-33 genome:
- a CDS encoding FprA family A-type flavoprotein has product MQVTISDAIRYIGVDDKDIDLFESQYVIPEGVSYNSYVILDEKIAVMDTVDARGMEGWEDKLLQTLNGKKPEYLIISHLEPDHAGSIGRMVELFPEVKLVASAKAIAMLPQFFEDRLDAQEKIAVKEGEELSLGTHTLVFYMAPMVHWPEVMVTYEKSEKVLFSADGFGKFGALSLTENEDWACEARRYYFNIVGKYGMPVQTLLKKAAGLDIETICPLHGPVLKENLGYYIGLYDTWSKYEPENKGVLVAYASIHGNTAKAAKKLADMLRAEGVEKVVVSDLAREDMAEVIEDAFRYDRMVLCAASYDGGVFPCMQDFLNHLQSKAYQKRTVGILENGSWAPCAARTMKTILSTMKDVTIVEPTVTIMSTMKESDYPAMEALVDAIK; this is encoded by the coding sequence ATGCAGGTAACTATTTCAGATGCAATTCGTTATATCGGAGTGGATGATAAGGACATTGACTTGTTTGAGAGTCAGTATGTGATACCGGAAGGTGTATCGTACAATTCATATGTGATTCTGGATGAGAAGATTGCAGTTATGGATACGGTTGATGCCAGAGGAATGGAAGGCTGGGAGGATAAGCTGCTTCAGACATTGAACGGAAAGAAGCCGGAGTATCTGATTATCTCGCATTTGGAGCCGGATCATGCGGGAAGCATCGGAAGAATGGTCGAACTTTTCCCTGAGGTGAAGCTGGTTGCGAGTGCAAAGGCAATTGCGATGCTGCCACAGTTCTTCGAGGATAGATTGGATGCACAGGAGAAGATTGCGGTCAAAGAGGGCGAAGAGTTATCCCTTGGAACCCATACATTGGTGTTCTATATGGCACCGATGGTACACTGGCCGGAGGTTATGGTTACTTATGAGAAGAGCGAGAAAGTGCTTTTCTCAGCGGATGGATTTGGTAAGTTTGGCGCGCTTTCCCTCACAGAAAATGAGGATTGGGCGTGCGAGGCAAGACGGTATTATTTTAATATCGTCGGTAAATATGGTATGCCGGTGCAGACACTTCTGAAGAAGGCGGCAGGACTTGATATCGAGACAATCTGTCCGTTGCACGGTCCGGTATTGAAGGAAAATCTTGGATATTATATTGGACTCTACGATACATGGAGCAAGTATGAGCCGGAGAATAAAGGCGTGCTTGTTGCGTATGCATCGATCCATGGCAATACGGCGAAGGCAGCTAAAAAGCTTGCAGACATGCTTCGCGCAGAGGGGGTAGAGAAGGTCGTTGTCAGTGATCTGGCAAGAGAGGATATGGCGGAAGTGATTGAGGATGCATTCCGCTATGACCGCATGGTACTCTGTGCAGCAAGCTATGATGGCGGGGTATTCCCATGTATGCAGGATTTCCTGAATCATCTGCAGTCAAAGGCATACCAGAAGCGAACAGTCGGTATTCTGGAGAATGGAAGCTGGGCACCATGTGCCGCCCGCACGATGAAGACGATTCTTTCTACGATGAAAGATGTCACAATCGTGGAGCCAACTGTTACGATCATGTCTACGATGAA
- a CDS encoding glutamine synthetase III family protein: MEVTAEDLGKRSFCEAVMRARLPKAVFKELKKTIDYGAPLDAAIADSVAIAMREWAKELGATHYTHWFHPLTNLTAEKHDSFMDPVGDGTFITEFTGKELIKAEPDGSSFPSGGIRETCAARGYTVWDCTSPAFVKEIPDGCKVLCIPTIFISYTGESLDHKTPLLRSMDAVSKQALRILKLFGKTPAKVTASVGPEQEYFLIDKDKFNQRLDLKLTGRTLFGAPAPKGQELDDQYFGVIKDKVSHFMRELNKDLWEYGIPAKTQHNEVAPSQHEIAPIYGTTNVATDQNQLLMETLKKVAERNGFACLLHEKPFAGVNGSGKHNNWSISTSDGENLIDPGKEPEKNLQFQVFLAAILESVDNHAALLRLSASSAGNDHRLGANEAPPAIISAYLGDQLADVVDQIIANGEATSSLKGKVYKSGCSVIPEFKMDATDRNRTSPFAFTGNKFEFRMVGSTQCIAQPMMTLNTIVADTLCNFADELEKADDFEAAAKKLVADKLREHQRIIFNGNGYSEEWIKEAERRGLPNIKCMVDAVEYLATPENIAMFEKHGVMSKRELVARGVVMYENYAKQINIEALTMIEMSKKQIIPAVMKYEGTLAASVKDLKDLGISADTQMEILSTIDTKLAELKKATAELEDIVAKAKEKEDDPKAWAKYYHDVVFAFFDTVRKPADELEKMVDAKAWPFPTYEELLFEQ, translated from the coding sequence ATGGAAGTTACAGCAGAAGATTTAGGAAAGCGTTCATTTTGTGAGGCAGTCATGCGTGCAAGATTGCCAAAGGCAGTATTCAAGGAATTAAAGAAGACAATTGATTACGGTGCACCGCTTGACGCAGCGATTGCTGATTCCGTAGCGATTGCCATGCGGGAGTGGGCAAAGGAGCTCGGCGCAACACACTATACACACTGGTTCCATCCACTCACAAACCTGACAGCAGAGAAACATGATTCCTTCATGGATCCGGTTGGCGATGGTACATTCATCACAGAGTTCACAGGTAAGGAATTGATCAAGGCTGAGCCAGATGGTTCTTCCTTCCCTTCCGGTGGTATCCGTGAGACATGTGCAGCAAGAGGTTATACAGTCTGGGATTGTACATCTCCTGCATTTGTCAAAGAGATTCCGGATGGCTGTAAGGTTCTTTGTATTCCAACTATTTTCATTTCATATACAGGTGAGTCTCTGGATCACAAGACACCGCTTCTTCGTTCCATGGATGCAGTCAGCAAGCAGGCACTTCGTATCCTGAAGCTTTTCGGTAAGACACCAGCGAAGGTAACTGCTTCCGTTGGACCAGAGCAGGAGTATTTCCTGATTGACAAGGATAAGTTCAATCAGAGACTTGACCTGAAGCTGACCGGACGTACATTGTTTGGCGCACCGGCACCAAAGGGACAGGAACTTGACGATCAGTACTTCGGTGTGATCAAGGATAAGGTTTCTCATTTCATGAGAGAGCTGAACAAGGATCTGTGGGAGTATGGTATTCCAGCGAAGACACAGCATAACGAGGTTGCTCCTTCTCAGCATGAGATCGCACCAATCTATGGTACAACCAATGTAGCAACGGATCAGAACCAGTTGCTGATGGAGACATTGAAGAAGGTTGCAGAGAGAAACGGATTTGCTTGTCTGCTCCATGAGAAACCGTTTGCAGGAGTTAATGGTTCTGGTAAGCATAACAACTGGTCTATCTCAACATCTGATGGTGAGAACCTGATCGATCCGGGCAAGGAGCCAGAGAAGAACCTGCAGTTCCAGGTATTCTTAGCTGCAATTCTGGAGTCTGTTGATAATCATGCTGCATTGCTTCGTCTGTCTGCAAGCTCTGCTGGTAACGATCACAGACTTGGTGCAAATGAGGCACCTCCAGCAATCATTTCTGCTTACCTTGGTGACCAGCTTGCCGATGTAGTTGATCAGATCATTGCAAATGGAGAGGCAACCAGCAGCTTGAAGGGTAAGGTTTATAAGTCAGGATGTTCTGTAATTCCTGAGTTCAAGATGGATGCAACCGATCGTAACCGTACATCACCATTTGCATTTACTGGTAATAAGTTTGAGTTCCGTATGGTTGGTAGTACACAGTGTATTGCACAGCCAATGATGACGTTGAATACAATCGTTGCTGATACACTCTGCAACTTTGCAGATGAGCTGGAGAAGGCAGATGATTTCGAAGCGGCTGCAAAGAAGCTGGTTGCTGATAAGTTAAGAGAGCATCAGAGAATCATTTTCAACGGAAATGGTTATTCTGAGGAGTGGATCAAGGAAGCAGAGCGCCGTGGACTTCCAAATATCAAGTGCATGGTTGATGCGGTTGAGTATCTTGCTACACCAGAGAATATTGCAATGTTCGAGAAGCATGGTGTTATGTCTAAGCGTGAGCTGGTTGCAAGAGGCGTTGTTATGTATGAGAACTACGCAAAGCAGATCAACATTGAGGCTCTGACAATGATCGAGATGTCTAAGAAGCAGATCATCCCGGCTGTTATGAAGTACGAGGGTACTCTGGCTGCTTCTGTGAAGGATCTGAAGGATCTTGGTATCAGCGCAGATACACAGATGGAGATTCTTTCTACGATCGATACAAAGCTTGCTGAACTTAAGAAAGCAACCGCAGAGTTGGAGGATATCGTAGCAAAGGCTAAGGAAAAGGAAGATGATCCAAAGGCTTGGGCTAAGTATTATCATGATGTGGTATTTGCTTTCTTCGACACCGTTCGTAAGCCGGCAGATGAGCTTGAAAAGATGGTGGATGCAAAGGCATGGCCATTCCCTACATACGAAGAGCTGTTGTTTGAACAGTAG